A stretch of the Candidatus Neomarinimicrobiota bacterium genome encodes the following:
- the miaA gene encoding tRNA (adenosine(37)-N6)-dimethylallyltransferase MiaA, whose product MKPLQIHNQTLDNPEHDYLILAGPTAVGKTATVMSLAEKHHIEIVSGDSRQIYKFMDIGTATPERELLKQLPHHLVNELTPDVVWNAADFYRRARKLIIEILDRGHMPVVVGGAGMYLDALRFGLFEEQHKDPQIRQKYQSKVEAGEAEQLWTELMELDSEYAGTFHFNNLKKLMRAYEIYESSGMIPSKAFSTSSDPFAKQATLVVLDRDRKILYERINERVLSMLKNGLIDECQALLNRGYHPDLYPMKTIGYKEVYAFLAGDTDEAGMIDAIQQNTRNFAKRQLTWFRNHHFDYWIDLGNHSGA is encoded by the coding sequence ATGAAACCCCTTCAAATCCATAATCAAACTCTGGATAATCCTGAACACGATTATCTGATCTTAGCCGGCCCCACAGCTGTTGGAAAAACAGCTACTGTCATGAGTCTGGCTGAGAAGCATCATATTGAAATTGTCAGTGGTGATTCCAGGCAGATATATAAATTTATGGATATTGGTACTGCCACACCTGAAAGGGAATTACTCAAGCAGCTACCTCATCATCTGGTAAATGAACTCACTCCTGATGTGGTCTGGAATGCCGCTGATTTTTATCGGAGAGCTCGTAAACTTATTATTGAAATATTGGATAGAGGTCACATGCCGGTAGTGGTTGGAGGCGCAGGAATGTACCTGGATGCTCTGCGTTTTGGGCTCTTTGAAGAACAACATAAGGATCCCCAGATACGGCAGAAATATCAATCCAAAGTTGAGGCTGGCGAAGCGGAGCAGCTTTGGACTGAATTAATGGAGCTGGATTCAGAATATGCTGGGACTTTCCATTTTAATAATCTTAAAAAGCTCATGCGCGCTTATGAGATCTATGAGTCCTCAGGCATGATACCCTCCAAAGCTTTCTCTACTAGTTCAGATCCCTTTGCAAAACAGGCTACGCTTGTGGTGCTGGACCGAGATCGAAAAATTTTGTATGAGCGGATAAATGAAAGAGTATTGAGCATGCTGAAAAATGGGCTTATTGACGAATGCCAGGCGCTACTGAATCGTGGATACCACCCCGATCTTTATCCAATGAAGACCATTGGATATAAGGAGGTCTATGCGTTTTTAGCTGGTGATACGGATGAAGCTGGCATGATTGACGCCATCCAGCAAAACACGCGAAATTTTGCAAAGCGTCAACTCACCTGGTTTAGAAACCATCACTTTGACTATTGGATTGATCTAGGCAACCACTCTGGAGCTTGA